In one window of Acanthopagrus latus isolate v.2019 chromosome 15, fAcaLat1.1, whole genome shotgun sequence DNA:
- the LOC119033404 gene encoding protein FAM53B-like isoform X1, translated as MVIIFLKTLEKKKGVNDVRSKNIERRLRDLHTMSRGTTLFSCGTVEADRWLDLGKSCAIQQRAPCQSGASLESLWDVMPEPGSWHWAKEPGSATAITSLIRDLSLGDGSVGSPRCHPASTTAHYTTTATSQAPAAPPSKRQCRSLSFSDEFSGFRSSWRPQGSRVWTAVEKRRCHSGGSVRAGVGGFSSGHFPAMQRSSSFSLPSRCSIPSDGALDLPFFNQRLPLHPQFTASPVSPTSPSSHHHHSHHHHFLRPLSLSHEQISLPELQREEASEASSPDSTPELGRRTGQRAGGTGCLSRSRSQPCVLNDKKIGMKRRRQEDAQEQRPSLDLAKMTQKLQTFQSLSCPGFSATDGCQSILPPPTSDTFSQPDFAAVPELGLEPRQEVAGDDEEEEEEDSSFEELDSDSACSVDSPPGSPVDILGGKCTLWKGDCGTQRDIFQLGGELDLDQIERN; from the exons ATGGTGATCATTTTCTTGAAAACACTGGAAAAGAAGAAGGGTGTCAATGATGTAAGGTCCAAGAACATCGAGAGACGGCTG CGTGACCTCCACACCATGAGCAGAGGGACCACCCTCTTCTCCTGTGGAACTGTGG AGGCAGATAGGTGGCTGGACCTGGGGAAAAGCTGTGCCATCCAGCAGAGAGCACCCTGCCAGTCTGGTGCCAGTCTGGAGAGCCTGTGGGATGTGATGCCTGAGCCGGGGAGCTGGCACTGGGCCAAGGAGCCGGGCAGCGCCACAGCAATCACCAGTCTGATAAGAGATCTCAGCCTTGGCGATGGCAGTGTGGGCAGCCCCCGCTGCCACCCCGCATCCACCACTGCACACTACACCACTACAGCCACCAGCCAGGCTCCGGCAGCGCCCCCGAGCAAACGGCAGTGTCGCTCCCTGTCGTTCTCTGATGAATTCAGCGGGTTTCGCTCATCTTGGAGGCCCCAAGGCTCTCGGGTGTGGACAGCGGTGGAGAAACGGAGGTGCCACAGTGGAGGAAGTGTCCGAGCAGGAGTGGGGGGATTCTCCAGCGGTCATTTTCCTGCCATGCAGCGTAGCTCCAGCTTTAGTTTGCCGTCACGCTGCAGCATCCCTTCAGACGGAGCCCTCGATCTGCCATTCTTCAACCAGCGACTGCCTCTCCACCCTCAATTCACTGCCTCTCCAGTCTCCCCTACCTCTCCCTCCTCGCATCATCACCACTCCCACCATCACCACTTCCTCAGGCCCCTCTCGCTCTCCCATGAGCAGATCAGCCTGCCAGAACTCCAGAGGGAAGAGGCGTCGGAGGCCAGCTCTCCAGACTCCACGCCAGAGCTGGGGAGGAGAACGGGCCAGAGAGCCGGGGGCACCGGGTGTCTGTCTCGGAGCCGGTCCCAGCCCTGCGTGCTAAACGACAAAAAGATTGGTATGAAGCGCAGGAGGCAGGAAGATGCCCAGGAGCAGCGGCCCTCCCTGGACCTGGCAAAGATGACTCAG AAACTACAGACCTTTCAGAGCTTGAGCTGCCCCGGCTTCTCCGCCACTGACGGCTGCCAATCAATCCTGCCCCCTCCCACCTCCGACACCTTCAGCCAACCGGACTTCGCTGCTGTGCCCGAGCTGGGACTGGAGCCACGTCAGGAAGTGGcaggagatgatgaggaggaggaggaggaggattcatCCTTCGAGGAGCTGGATAGCGACTCGGCTTGTAGCGTGGACTCGCCGCCCGGGTCTCCTGTAGACATCCTGGGCGGGAAGTGCACCCTCTGGAAGGGTGACTGTGGGACACAgagggacattttccagctcgGGGGAGAGCTGGATCTTGACCAGATTGAgagaaactga
- the LOC119033404 gene encoding protein FAM53B-like isoform X2 has protein sequence MRDLHTMSRGTTLFSCGTVEADRWLDLGKSCAIQQRAPCQSGASLESLWDVMPEPGSWHWAKEPGSATAITSLIRDLSLGDGSVGSPRCHPASTTAHYTTTATSQAPAAPPSKRQCRSLSFSDEFSGFRSSWRPQGSRVWTAVEKRRCHSGGSVRAGVGGFSSGHFPAMQRSSSFSLPSRCSIPSDGALDLPFFNQRLPLHPQFTASPVSPTSPSSHHHHSHHHHFLRPLSLSHEQISLPELQREEASEASSPDSTPELGRRTGQRAGGTGCLSRSRSQPCVLNDKKIGMKRRRQEDAQEQRPSLDLAKMTQKLQTFQSLSCPGFSATDGCQSILPPPTSDTFSQPDFAAVPELGLEPRQEVAGDDEEEEEEDSSFEELDSDSACSVDSPPGSPVDILGGKCTLWKGDCGTQRDIFQLGGELDLDQIERN, from the exons ATG CGTGACCTCCACACCATGAGCAGAGGGACCACCCTCTTCTCCTGTGGAACTGTGG AGGCAGATAGGTGGCTGGACCTGGGGAAAAGCTGTGCCATCCAGCAGAGAGCACCCTGCCAGTCTGGTGCCAGTCTGGAGAGCCTGTGGGATGTGATGCCTGAGCCGGGGAGCTGGCACTGGGCCAAGGAGCCGGGCAGCGCCACAGCAATCACCAGTCTGATAAGAGATCTCAGCCTTGGCGATGGCAGTGTGGGCAGCCCCCGCTGCCACCCCGCATCCACCACTGCACACTACACCACTACAGCCACCAGCCAGGCTCCGGCAGCGCCCCCGAGCAAACGGCAGTGTCGCTCCCTGTCGTTCTCTGATGAATTCAGCGGGTTTCGCTCATCTTGGAGGCCCCAAGGCTCTCGGGTGTGGACAGCGGTGGAGAAACGGAGGTGCCACAGTGGAGGAAGTGTCCGAGCAGGAGTGGGGGGATTCTCCAGCGGTCATTTTCCTGCCATGCAGCGTAGCTCCAGCTTTAGTTTGCCGTCACGCTGCAGCATCCCTTCAGACGGAGCCCTCGATCTGCCATTCTTCAACCAGCGACTGCCTCTCCACCCTCAATTCACTGCCTCTCCAGTCTCCCCTACCTCTCCCTCCTCGCATCATCACCACTCCCACCATCACCACTTCCTCAGGCCCCTCTCGCTCTCCCATGAGCAGATCAGCCTGCCAGAACTCCAGAGGGAAGAGGCGTCGGAGGCCAGCTCTCCAGACTCCACGCCAGAGCTGGGGAGGAGAACGGGCCAGAGAGCCGGGGGCACCGGGTGTCTGTCTCGGAGCCGGTCCCAGCCCTGCGTGCTAAACGACAAAAAGATTGGTATGAAGCGCAGGAGGCAGGAAGATGCCCAGGAGCAGCGGCCCTCCCTGGACCTGGCAAAGATGACTCAG AAACTACAGACCTTTCAGAGCTTGAGCTGCCCCGGCTTCTCCGCCACTGACGGCTGCCAATCAATCCTGCCCCCTCCCACCTCCGACACCTTCAGCCAACCGGACTTCGCTGCTGTGCCCGAGCTGGGACTGGAGCCACGTCAGGAAGTGGcaggagatgatgaggaggaggaggaggaggattcatCCTTCGAGGAGCTGGATAGCGACTCGGCTTGTAGCGTGGACTCGCCGCCCGGGTCTCCTGTAGACATCCTGGGCGGGAAGTGCACCCTCTGGAAGGGTGACTGTGGGACACAgagggacattttccagctcgGGGGAGAGCTGGATCTTGACCAGATTGAgagaaactga